A stretch of the Uranotaenia lowii strain MFRU-FL chromosome 3, ASM2978415v1, whole genome shotgun sequence genome encodes the following:
- the LOC129751209 gene encoding uncharacterized protein LOC129751209 has product MFKILSEAAKGITALKQLEAAGKLAKSRPYSSSSRKGGCKSDAPKSKECAQKACSDRSQAMPKKGSKSHCKKSSPKIWRACPEPPKPKEFSCSDVPQELVSRRKKRQVASKPPCNKPAPSVEAPECIKIKKELCLRATMPGCAKSRIPPRCPPKKVVRDCTRIKPPVPSFSACYRNPFPRLPRSECTVLTTKKICM; this is encoded by the coding sequence ATGTTCAAAATTCTAAGTGAAGCAGCAAAGGGAATCACGGCCCTCAAGCAACTAGAGGCAGCCGGAAAGCTGGCTAAGAGTCGCCCGTATTCATCTTCCAGCAGAAAGGGGGGATGCAAATCGGATGCCCCCAAGAGCAAGgaatgtgcccagaaggcttgctcCGATAGGTCCCAGGCGATGCCGAAGAAGGGCAGCAAATCCCACTGCAAAAAATCTAGTCCCAAGATCTGGCGGGCCTGTCCGGAGCCACCCAAGCCGAAGGAGTTCTCCTGCTCGGACGTGCCCCAGGAGCTGGTCTCACGTCGGAAGAAGCGCCAAGTAGCTTCGAAGCCACCCTGCAACAAACCGGCCCCAAGCGTTGAAGCCCCCGAGtgcataaaaatcaagaaagagCTCTGTCTGCGGGCGACAATGCCCGGTTGtgccaagtcccggattccacCCCGTTGCCCCCCGAAAAAGGTAGTTCGAGACTGCACCCGCATCAAGCCCCCGGTTCCGTCCTTTTCGGCCTGCTACCGGAATCCGTTCCCCCGACTTCCGCGCTCCGAGTGCACCGTTTTAACTACCAAGAAAATTTGTATGTAA